The genomic stretch cccggtagcctggccttgggacCCCATGGCCGGTACAGCAGCAGAACTGGGCCTCCTGGCCTCGCCGCCTTCACTGGCCCAGCTCAGACACCGCTGGCTAGGagcagcgtgtgggcagggctgaCGCTGACAGGCCAGCCCGCCCcactgggccactgcccacttccCTGACAAGGTGGTGGGGCTGGCCACTCCTGTGCCACCAGGACGgcctcccccaggcctccccaAGCACCCTGGACTCCTCCCTGAGGGCCCCAGCAGCTGCCCCCCATTCTCCTACCCCTGGGCCAGATCAGTCTGGGCACTCATCTTGCCTCCCTGCTGTGGGGAACCTGCCCACCAAGCAGCCACTCAGGTGTCCCGGACCTGAGcaccaggggagggagggtggggtagCTGATCGAGCCAGGGCGCTCCCTTCCCAaacctcccagggctgctgggactGAGCCAGGACACAGCATCAGGCAACTCTCAGCAGAGTGGCTGCTGGAAGCCCCGGTGGGCACTGCGTCTCTCCCCACGACCGAAGGGTCTTCAAGTGCCAGGTGCCTCCTCCTCACCACGGAGCCCGCGCAGTCCCtgagcccagcagggaaacccTGCCATGACAGGATGGCGGTGAGGACGAGGACCAGGAGAAATCACACTCTAACCCTACTTCCTGgcacttttccttttattgagaCGAGACTGGGACCACTCGCTTCACTGAAACCAAGTCCAAGTGTCATTTCCCAAGTTCGTGAGCACACAGAGCAGCCCGCTCAGTTCTGAGCAAGGAGGGGCCAGTCCCGGGGGCAGGGACCCAGGGCTGGGCGGTGAGCTGCTCGGCCCCCCTGGGCTCCAAGGCCCCACCCCGCACGCCCACCCCTCACCGCTGCCGGGACACCTGGGCGCCGCATCCAGGGCCTCGGCCGGCTGTGCGGGGGGTTTCCCGGGGCCACACCGGGATGCGGCCGCGGGAGGGCTCTGAGGTGGAGATTCTGGTCCCTCCCTAGGCACCACCACCAGACCTGTTTGGCTTGTGCTGAAGAGATGCCCCAGGGATGTGCCAGTGACCCCAACCCTGAGCACACCCGCCTCGCCGGTCACCGCCCAGCACAGCCCTCCAGCCACAGTACACCTGCCAGCCCCGCTCCCCACATGCCACAGTTTCCAGGAAACAAAGCGGGTGAGCCCTCCAGCGTGGCCAGAGCCCTGAACCCCACGCCACTTTATCTGGGAACCACCCAGAGccgggtcaggggctgcagacCAAGGCAGACCCCCTAGCTGCCTGCGGTCCCAAAAGGCTCAGGCCAAACCCACCTGCCCCTACCGTCTGCCTGGGTCGGGAGGACGGTGTCCCAGGCTCTGACCCACAGCCAGGCCGACTGGGGCCCTGAAGTGGCCTGTTCCTACCTCCTACCTAGTCCTTTGGGCTGCCTCTGCCCACAGTGCCCACCTCTCCCCTCTGGGAAGGCTCCAGTCCCCGCCCTCCACTGTCTGCCTCTTGGAGACCAAAGCCATCAGGGTGAGCTGGAACCAATGTGATGTCCTGCCCAGTCCACATTTGGTGACACTCTGATGTGGCTTGAAACCAGCCCTGTGGGAAGTCGCATCCTGGAAACTGGCTGCTTCCTTTCCCAGGGGAGCTGGTCATCACCCAGGTGCCCAGACGACAtggcctctgccccacccccacctgcacAGCCAGGCCAGCACCCAGCCCCACGCCTGAGGCACTCTGCCTCCCTGACCTTTGTCCCACCCCCAGAGAACCGACCCCCAGCATAACTTAGTCACCTTCCAGTGGCCTGACCcatcccacccccctccccagccctctctgctccagccccagGGAGACGGAAAGGGCTGTTCGTACAGCTTCCGCAGCCTCAGCCGGTTCCTGCCAACAGCCCAGGAGTCGTGCTGCCCCTGGGTCCCTGGTTCTGGGCGCAAAGATGCTTGCGGGTGGGGACCAGCTCTTCCTCCGCTGTGGTAAGCCAGCTAGGGGACCATGCATCAGCTCCAGCTCCTGCTCTGATCTAGGGGCTGATGTGTGTGCTGATGGCCGCGCCCCGCCTGTGCTATGTGGGGCCAGCGCCCCGATTCCACCAGAGAGCCCCAGCACTGCCGCTTCAGCAAGGCCACAGCAGGACTTTGGAGACACTGGGAAGCCCACCTCTCACTCTTGACTCTGAGAGAGCTGAGGGGGCTCCATCTGGCCTTCTCTGCAGAGATCCTTATCCCACCAGGGACACCAGTCACACCAGGAGaggaccccagcccctcctctgtctgaGCAGGTGTCTGCATATGTATGCCTTGCATGCACATGCAAATGTCAGAGCGTGTCAGGGCGTGtggcccagggccagaggctgcgcGGGCTGGCAACAGTTTTGGGGCACCAGAGACCCCTGTGTGTGTTGACCCGTCCTATGGGTTGGGAGGCTCCTCGGCAAGCGGGTGGCCCTGGCCAGGTGTCTGGGGCCCGAGTCACGTGAGGGCGGGGTGGCGGCGCCTGCCAACGGCACCCAGCTTCTCCTGCAGGGTGGCGAAGTCCGGCCGCTCCTCAGGGCTCCGCTGCCAGCACTGCAGCATGAGCGCATAGACCTCGGCGGGGCAAGCAGCCGGGCGCGGCAGCCGGTACCCTCGCATAATCTGCTGCAGAGTCTCCTGGTTGCTCATTCCTGGGGAGGGGGatgaggggctgggtgggggctgcCTCGCCTCTGCCTGGGGTCACCGTGGAGACCTCCCCCCAGCCATCGGCCAGACCCTGCCAAGCAGGCAGCCTTGAGGCCTGGAGCCCCTTCCAGGGTCAGTGACCCCCGGGGCAGGGACACCTCTTGCTTCGGGCTGGCTCCCGCGCTTCCTCCCTCAGACTACGCCTCGCCTCTGGCCTTGAGGCCCACCTTCGTAGGGACACTGGCCGTAGGTGAAGACTTCATAGAGCAGAACTCCGAAGGACCAGACATCCGACTTCTGGGAGTACAGGCAGTAGTGGGCTGCCTCAGGCGCCGTCCACTTGACAGGGATCTTGGAGCCACTGCTCGGGGAGTAGATGTCGTCCTGGGTGAGGCAAGACCAGTCAGGCAGTGGGCAGAGTggcaccctcccctcccagccgcTCGGCCGCCCCACCGTGGTCCACGGCCAGAGCTCACCCTGACCTTGAGCAGCCGGGCCAGGCCAAAGTCAGCCACCTTGCAGGCCAGGTCGTCGCCCACGAGCACGTTCCTGGCAGCCAGGTCCCGGTGCACGATGCGCCGCTCCTGCAGGAAGCTCATGCCCTCGGCCACCTGGCAGGCAAAGGTCAGCAGGAGAGGCGGGCTCAGGGCCTGGCCTTCGGGGCCTGCAGGCAGGGCCGACAGTCAGGGCGCAGGCATCTGCCCGTCACTTCCCTCCATGCGCCAGTCTAAGACGGGGCGGAACAGCACTGCCCACCGAGGCTGCTGAGGGCTCTGTGCTGCCGCAGTGACCCCACGGGCAGTGGCCACTTGGAGCAGGCGGCTCTGTGGCAGCCTGGCCTGGGTCAAGAAACGGACCAACATTGGGAGGGGGCGCCCAGGGCTGGGCGGGGCCCCTGCTGACATTGTCCAGGGCTGGTGACATGGAGGCCCGCCCCATCTGCATCCCACCCAGCCCAGAACACAGTGCCCAGACCCCAGCCCGACCTCGCACGTGGCCAGAGCCCACCACGGCCATCCGAGCCTCAGACGATCGAGCGTCCAGGATAGAGGCCTGGAGCGCAGTCAAAGGCAGGCACGAGCCCAGGCTGGAGTCCTCGTCCCCTCCGCAGACACTCACTACCCAGGAAGGCCTGCAGGCTGCCCCTGCGCATGAGCTCAGTGACGATGTACACTGGCGCGCCCACGGAGCACACCGCATGCAGCCGGATGAGGCGCTGGTGCCTCAGGCTCTTGAGCGTCCGGATCTCCTGGGCGAGATCGGTGAGCTTCATGTCGGCTGCAGGACAGAGCAGAGCTCCAggacccacccctccctcccctgaccccccaccccaggctccaggggcaccacccctcccccatgctctcccaccccaggctctGGGGGGCCCCCGCTCCTCCcctgtgcccccccaccccaggctccggGGGCCCCATCCACCTGGTTTGATGACCTTGATCGCCACTGGCACAGAGCCCAGCCACAGGCCTTCCCACACCTCCCCAAAGTAGCCTTCGCCCAGCTTCCTCTGCAGGGTGAACTCAGAACGTGGCCGCTCCCACTCGTCCtgctcgggggtggggggcactcaGCACCTCTGCACGTGGCTCCTGGGCAGAGTGGGCACTTCCTCCCAGGGTGCCAGgtctcccaccctctgcccctgcaTCCCAGCTCAACCCTGGTCTTGGGTGGGGTAAGTGGCCCAGCTGCTGACCTCCCCAGGCTTGGCCCTAATTGCTTCCGGACCAAAGTGGCACCTTTGCTGGCGGTAGGCATCAGCTCACAAACACTCATCACCACCCGTCTTGGCTGTCATTAAGAGACCAGAGGAACCAGATCGCCGCCTGGCCCCTGGCAGGACTGCTCGCCCAGGATGGTTGCAGAGACACTGTGGCCCCAGTGCAGGTGTGGCAGGGTCCCTCCCGCATCCCCCACAGCCTCCGCATTGGCCTGGGGCTGCTGTGGGCGCCTTCCCCAGACTtgtccctgccctcctggtgcTCTACTGCAGAGCTGGGCGGTGGGAGAGGGCACCCTACAGGCCTCTCTCCCCCTGTGCCAGGGATCCCCTGAGATGGTGAGAGCAGACCCAGCCCCAGGGCAAGGCCCCAGCCAGAGTGTGGAGGAGGCAGTGGGACACCTGAGCAGCACctggcccaggccaggccagccgGATGTGCTCCGGGCAGCATCTCAGGCCTGGCGAGGGGCAGCCTGGCAGGTGGGGGGTCAGTGGGCTTACCTGGGGCACACAGGGCTGGATCAGCTGCCAGTGGACCTTGTAATAGGCCAGGAGCTCCTCCAGGCTGGGGAAGAGCTGGTCCTTCTGCAGGTAGAGGCTGCCGTCGGCTGCCATGGAGATGCGGTAGTGGTGGACTTTGGCCTGGGCCCGGACTTGGGGGCACAGAGAAGGAGGCTGTGTCTTGGCTGCAGCCCGCCCTAGGCTGTCCCAGCACCCCAACCAGATGACCCACCCAACCCTCCTCGGGGCCCGGCTCAGCCCCCGCCTTGCGGCCCTGAGATGACTGCAGCTGCGTGGAGGCCACAGGGGCAGTGGGAGGGCCGGGGGGTCCCTGCTGACAGtgtgcacagagcaggtgctcagtggaTACTCGGGGGACAAACGAGTCCACATGTGGGTGGAGGAGCGGGGGAGCGGCAGGGTGAGTGAATCGAGGTGAAGGGACCAGTCCAGGGGTGAACGGGTGGGCAAGCACGTGAGTGAGTGGTGACGGGAGAATGGGTGAGTGTGTAAGTGAAGAAACACATGCGTGCGGGGGCGGGGGATGGGTTCGCCAGGCCCGTGGTGGCTTAGGGGCTGCCCTGCCTGGGCAGCAGCCACCCAACAGCCGGGGCAGTCAGCCTGGCGGGAGCTGGGCGCGGGGCCTCAGGGCAGGGACACGGTACCTGACAGCGAGAAGTCCCCATGGCTGCTCTCACTGGGCCGGACGAGGAAGGCGCCTGGCGCGTTGCCAGGGGACAGGAGCAGCTGCTGGGCCTCAGCCCGGCTGATGCCACTGAAGTACCAGCTGCAAAGGGTGAGCACAGCGGTCCTCACACAGGCCCCACGTGGGTCTGAGGCCCTGGAGGCCCACCCTGTGCAGATAGCAGAGCCGAGGCCCGAGGCCCTGCAGTCTCTCAGGGAGAAGATGCACACGGTACCCGAGGCTGGTGGCCCAACCCAGGGTCTTgcacctgccccagcccccagggctcaGCCTCTGGGGTCGTCAGGGACCAGATGGGAGGACCACTGGGCTGGCAGAGGAGTGACACAGCCACTAGCAGTGACCTGTGTCAGGTGACTGTCCACCACCTCAGCCATAGGCTCTCCTGCTCGTAAAATGACCATGAGCCCAGGCCACAGGCTTAACCCACCGAAGTCCAAGGCTGCAGAGTGGAGGACTGCAAAGGGAAGGGGTCCACCAGGGACCAGGGGGCCCTGATGAGCTGCCCCCTGTGTGGGAGGGGCTGCAGTTGTGGCAAGGAGGACCAGCGCACCACCCGGCTGGACGCAGCCCGCACACCTTGGGAGGCAGACAAGTGAAGTGAGAGAAACAGGACTCGCCCTGGAgtggctggagaggctgtggagaagctGGGGGAGGCCAGAAGCATCGCATGTCCGCCCCTGAGGGGCCGTGCCCAGCGcaggcccccgcccccagccctctgcACACACAGAGGTGCTTCCTCTGTGAAGCCAGGTGTGCTGAGGTGGCTCTGAACACCAGGGCGGCAGGGGCTCCCAGGCACCCACTCCCCGGTCTGTGTAGGATGCTCAGACACCGGGAGCTCAGATACCTGAGCACAGAACAAGAGCAAGGGCCTGCCTGGGGCTCCCCCATCTGACACCCCATCCAGGCCGACTGGCTACCTAAGTGCAGCTCCCTGGTTCCACATTCTGGGGAGGAAAATGGAAAAGCCCCTAGCCCCACTCCATGGCCTGTGCCTGCTAGCCGAGGCCCAGAGTGGGGACCCCACCCCTGAATCAGCAGCTTCCTTCCTGGAGCCTCCTGCTTCTGGATGCCTGCCCCCCGGGGTAGGGGGCACTGCTGCCCAGGGACAGTTTAGAGAACACAGCCCCTCATCCATCCTGATGGGGGGACGGCAGAGGGATCTGGGGACTGTGGAGGTGGGGCAGCTCTCAGACCACTGTGGGGTGGGCAGAATCAGCAGGGACCCTGGAGGACCCAAAGCATGATTCAGTAAGTCAACACAAGGTGGGGGTGTCCCCAGACGAGGGGACGAGGTAAGCAAAGCTGGCTGTCCTGGGCAGGTGGGCACCGCTGGAGCCTGGGGTGAAGTTGGGGCCTGGTAGGACAGGAGCCTGTGCCCACCCTGGGGAGATATGGGGCTAGGCTGAGGCTGGAGGGAGCGGAAAGCTGGAGACAGGAAGAGGTAGGGCAATGGGGGCGGAGAGGCAGAGGCCTGGGTACATTAGGAGCTAAAATCAGCAGACACAAGAGGAAGGGTTAAGAACTTGAGGACGTGGGACCACAGAGACCAGACCTGGCTGGGCAGCAGGCTCGGGGAAAGCCGACACATTTTTGGGTCACTTTGATTCGGGAGCAGGAGGTGCAGACGTGAGGCCGCTGGGCTTCGTCCACCAAGGGCCTCCACAGCCAGGCCTTGCCCTCCTTCCGGGGTCCTCAAGCCAGGAGAGCCTCCCCCACCGTGAAGGGGCTACAGGGGCCCTTCCCAGGCCTGCCGtgcttcccagcccccagcccgccCCGGACCCACAGCAGGGCCGGGAGCAGGCTGAGCCTCTGTGCACACCCGACTTCGGCGATGTTCTCAGAGTGGCTCCCCCTGCCCAGCTGACCCAGGGGCTAATGACACTGTGGGTGTAGTCAGCCCTTTCATCCCAGCAGAGGCAAACAGTCATTAGCTCttcctcccagcagcccctcccctccccccggaACCCTACCATCACCTCCAGGAGCTGttcatgggatctgtcctccacCTGGAGTGACTGTAGGCCCCTCCGCACCAGAATGGCTGGGCACGGTTGGGGCTAGAGTCCCCTCAGAAGGCACCTTCCTGTGATTCAGGCTTTCCCCCAGTTGCAAATCCCCCAGGAGACTGTGGGAGCACCGAGGGGCCCCAGGAGGCTGGAGGTAGCTGGAGTGAAGCTGAGAACGGATGCTGATCGGCACAGGCCTAGCTTGGTGCGGGACCAGGGGCCCATGTCAGGGCGAGAACTGGGTGGTGGGCCTAGCTTTGCTAGCCCTGTCCACCAACCAGCTTCTGGCCTCTTCTCAGCCAGTACGTCACCCCTCTGCAGGCTGGGGCCGGGCAGAGGCATCTCCGCCCCGAGGGTTCTCTGGCCGGGGCCCCATCCGCCTGAAGTCAGGGATTACAGGGCCACGCATCCAGAGGAGACAGGTAGGGGCCACGCCCAGGCTTTGGGTCAAACGCTTGAGGCCCACGTACCATGTCCACAGCCATATGGCGGGGCCGTGCTCAGAGCCGGCACACAGCTGTGCCAGGAGGCTACCCTGTCCTGAGTGCAGACCCTGACCCTGGGCAGAGAGGTCACCTCCTCTGAGGAGCCCTCTGGGAGAGTGCCCCACTCTGCTTCCCTCCATGATCACAGACTGGCATGCAAATAGCCAAGTGTCTGTGCCAGCCGCTCCCTTCCTGTGGACTGCCCTGGCCCCAGGGGCCTTGAGGACTCGGGGGAAATGGGCAGGTTCCCCCAGCTGTATCCACCCCCCCCAAACAAGCCTCCTTGGGAGCAATCCCAAAGGCCAGGGCCATGCCTGCCCCAAAGCTAGCCCAGCACAGGAGGCGGGGGCACTGCGGGAAGGAGGACAGGTGAGAGGGGCAGGTGAATGCCTCTCTCTGACCCACCTTATCACCCCTTCCACCCCGGGGTCACCACCTGACCCCTCACAGCATAAGGACGGCCTCTCCGCTGATTCATGTCCTCACTCTCAGTCAGAACTGCATCTGAGATCGTGGCCCCTGGCCCTCTAAGCAGTGGCCACTCAGCAAACACTGCTCAGTCCCTGTGTGAGAGCAGGAGGACCTGGCCAGCAGGGCAGGGCCCTAGAGTGACAACCATGCCGGGTGCCTGGccagcagcacacacacacaccatgcagCTGACCCCTGGCGCCACCTAGCCACTCCTGCCAGACGGCGTCCTTGCCGCCTTCCCTCCCAGGGGTACCGGGCTCGGCTTGAGGTCACAGGCTGTCTGTGCCCCAAGCCTGTGTGCTTGTTCAGCTCCgaggggcagggcctggaggcGTATCCCTGGACGGGCAGCCCCCCGACTCCATCCTGTGATTATTCCTGACTCCCCCGAGCGGTGGTACTCACGGTTGGTCCGAGAACGCCTCAGGGGTGACCCTGGTCACGCACGTGACGGGCACCAGCCCGGTTCTGGGCGGGCAGGAGAGCCTGCGGGCGAAGATGTAGCCGCCCTGCTCCCTGAGGGCGTAGAGCCTGTCCCCGCGGCCGACGCTCAGCTCCTCCGCGCTCCGCGCCCTGAACTCGCACAGCACCCTGAAGAGCTGCGCGGGCGCCGGGGGGCTGCAGGGCTCCGCGGAGGGGGGCTCCACCGCCGCGGGCTCAGGCTCGAGGTCGGCATCGGGGTCCAGGAACCCCGGCGCGCCCGCCGGCCAGATCTTGTCCCAGAAGAAGGACAGGAAGGTCAGCCGCTTCCTGAGGAAGGGCTCCATGCCCCGCGACGCGCCAGGCCCCGCGGGGCACCCCGACGGGACACCAGAGGGGCGGTGGGATGGCGAGCGGCGGGGCCTCGCTGCGCGGGGCCTCAGCTGGCGCGCGGTGCTGGGGGACGGTCTCCCCAGGGGCTCCCGGCCAAGCGCGCAGAGCCCCCGCCCGCTCCCGGCGGTGCGCAGACCAGCGCAGGGGCCCCCAGCCCCGCATACACGACGGCGGCTCCTCTCCCCGGCCTCGAGGGTGTCTCGCGGGCCAGACTGGCCCGCGACTGCTCTGATCCGGCTGCGGCTGGGGTGGGAGCCGCCGCAGAAGCGGAGTCGAGGCGGCCTGGAAGAGGGTGTCCCAAAACCGGCGTCGGGGCGGGGCTACGGGGCGGGGCCTGGTGGGTGGGGTCTCGTGGGCCGTAAAAGGCGGAGTGGGGAAGTCCCTCTGGGGAAGGAGTCGCCAGCGTCTCGGCTGTGCCAGGGTCACTCTGCCGGTGTGACCTTGTAGGACAGTTCTGCAAGGTGTTTCCCTTCGGGGAAACTGGCAAAGGGTACTTGGGATCTGTGTTATTTCTTACAGCTGCAgatgaatctacaattatctcaaaatgaaagtttaattttaaaaaattagctgaGGAatgagaaatggggaaaaaagaagatcGGAGCTGCCAGAGGTCCAGGACATGCCTGGcccagaggagaaaggaaggctgcgctgcccctccaccccctctCTGTGCGTGGGCCGCAGGTCTGGGGCCTTCCTCCCACTACTTTTCATTCCCCCCCCCCACTTTCCAGGTGCCAGGCACCCCTCGACCTTCAGACAGCACCTTCCTTTCCACATAATCCAACTCTTGCCCCTCGGACCTCTAAGTAACCATAACAATGACAGACCGTAATTACTGAGTAAGCGCCCAGGTCTCTCCTTCCCAGGCCCGACCTGCGGGGGCTTCGACGCTCAGGCCTGGACCCAGAGGACAGGCTGACTGGGGCTTAGCCTCCTCCCAAGAGTGAGGTCAGTAGGAGGGATGGGGGTGCCGAG from Vicugna pacos chromosome 19, VicPac4, whole genome shotgun sequence encodes the following:
- the SRMS gene encoding tyrosine-protein kinase Srms isoform X2, with the protein product MEPFLRKRLTFLSFFWDKIWPAGAPGFLDPDADLEPEPAAVEPPSAEPCSPPAPAQLFRVLCEFRARSAEELSVGRGDRLYALREQGGYIFARRLSCPPRTGLVPVTCVTRVTPEAFSDQPWYFSGISRAEAQQLLLSPGNAPGAFLVRPSESSHGDFSLSVRAQAKVHHYRISMAADGSLYLQKDQLFPSLEELLAYYKVHWQLIQPCVPQDEWERPRSEFTLQRKLGEGYFGEVWEGLWLGSVPVAIKVIKPADMKLTDLAQEIRTLKSLRHQRLIRLHAVCSVGAPVYIVTELMRRGSLQAFLGSPEGQALSPPLLLTFACQVAEGMSFLQERRIVHRDLAARNVLVGDDLACKVADFGLARLLKDDIYSPSSGSKIPVKWTAPEAAHYCLYSQKSDVWSFGVLLYEVFTYGQCPYEGMSNQETLQQIMRGYRLPRPAACPAEVYALMLQCWQRSPEERPDFATLQEKLGAVGRRRHPALT
- the SRMS gene encoding tyrosine-protein kinase Srms isoform X1 — translated: MEPFLRKRLTFLSFFWDKIWPAGAPGFLDPDADLEPEPAAVEPPSAEPCSPPAPAQLFRVLCEFRARSAEELSVGRGDRLYALREQGGYIFARRLSCPPRTGLVPVTCVTRVTPEAFSDQPWYFSGISRAEAQQLLLSPGNAPGAFLVRPSESSHGDFSLSVRAQAKVHHYRISMAADGSLYLQKDQLFPSLEELLAYYKVHWQLIQPCVPQDEWERPRSEFTLQRKLGEGYFGEVWEGLWLGSVPVAIKVIKPADMKLTDLAQEIRTLKSLRHQRLIRLHAVCSVGAPVYIVTELMRRGSLQAFLGSPEGQALSPPLLLTFACQVAEGMSFLQERRIVHRDLAARNVLVGDDLACKVADFGLARLLKVRDDIYSPSSGSKIPVKWTAPEAAHYCLYSQKSDVWSFGVLLYEVFTYGQCPYEGMSNQETLQQIMRGYRLPRPAACPAEVYALMLQCWQRSPEERPDFATLQEKLGAVGRRRHPALT